A window of Diospyros lotus cultivar Yz01 chromosome 14, ASM1463336v1, whole genome shotgun sequence contains these coding sequences:
- the LOC127790912 gene encoding uncharacterized protein LOC127790912, translated as MCPVVFEALKEYWNTPEFKSKSEKAKKNRSSDIGGSKHTCGSIPMSKHKKRLSKLLGRPPTHAELFIATHQRKDNSGFVDSKFGETYMRQASSQSSAVGPTEDSEAAGQPSQAALDETSLWLEVAGGKKKGHVYGMGSKAHVIPGSYHVLSPSPPPQPPQSSISLADQIQQAISCAINAAIKPFNHRLSAIEERFHNPSSSSPPSNPSDH; from the exons ATGTGTCCTGTTGTATTTGAAGCACTCAAGGAGTATTGGAATACTCCAGAATTTAAGAGCAAATcagaaaaggcaaagaaaaatcGGTCCTCAGATATTGGTGGTAGTAAGCACACTTGTGGTTCCATCCCTATGTCTAAACATAAGAAGCGACTg TCTAAGCTATTAGGTCGTCCACCTACACATGCCGAGTTATTCATTGCAACGcatcaaagaaaagataattCAGGATTTGTTGACAGCAAATTCGGGGAAACTTAT ATGCGGCAAGCATCATCACAATCATCAGCAGTTGGCCCAACAGAAGATAGTGAAGCTGCTGGACAGCCCTCACAGGCAGCTTTAGATGAGACATCATTATGGTTAGAGGTTGCAGGTGGGAAAAAGAAGGGTCATGTGTATGGCATGGGGTCTAAAGCACATGTCATCCCTGGTTCTTATCATGTGTTGTCGCCATCGCCACCGCCACAGCCTCCACAATCATCAATTTCACTCGCTGACCAAATTCAACAAGCTATTAGCTGCGCTATTAACGCAGCTATAAAACCATTTAATCATCGTTTGTCAGCTATAGAAGAAAGATTTCATAACCCTTCTTCATCGTCGCCGCCCTCAAATCCCTCGGATCATTAG
- the LOC127790913 gene encoding uncharacterized protein LOC127790913, with protein sequence MDDVKLHLYQKGFMAHYYYWTCHGKDEPPMESQVRTNASAYNEAQGVYEDNPNPYDAMVIDGAGPSVRAHTLENEEEEPNVDAQDFYEMLDNARTPIYDGCTTHTELSTAMRMLSIKVDFNLPEQCYNAWVQLINELMLEANRMPKDFYRTKKMVSKLGLGFQKIDCYVNMCMLYFKDDTNATECKFCHAPRYTSRKVGPGRRKDVPIKRMWYLPITPRLQRLYASKTTAGEMRWHYENPREPGVLSHLSDEEAWKHFDNVHPDFACEPRNVRLGLCADGFTPYSQYGKTYSCWPVIVTPYNLPPWMCMRQEYLFLTIIIPGPHNPKSKIDVFLQPLIDELKMLWDIGVPTYDISLKQNFQMRVALMWTINDFPVYGMLSGWMTAGS encoded by the coding sequence ATGGATGATGTGAAGTTGCATCTTTATCAGAAGGGATTCATGGCCCATTACTATTACTGGACATGCCATGGGAAAGATGAGCCTCCCATGGAATCCCAGGTCCGAACGAATGCTAGTGCATATAATGAAGCACAAGGGGTTTACGAGGATAATCCAAATCCATATGATGCAATGGTGATAGATGGTGCAGGTCCTTCTGTTAGAGCACATACGTTggaaaacgaagaagaagagccCAATGTAGATGCGCAAGACTTCTATGAAATGTTGGATAATGCAAGAACACCTATATATGATGGTTGCACTACTCACACTGAACTTTCTACAGCGATGAGGATGCTTAGTATTAAGGTTGATTTCAACTTACCTGAGCAATGCTATAATGCTTGGGTGCAACTAATAAATGAGTTGATGCTCGAAGCCAACCGGATGCCCAAGGACTTTTACAGGACAAAGAAGATGGTTTCTAAGCTGGGCCTTGGGTTCCAAAAGATTGATTGTTATGTTAATATGTGTATGCTTTATTTTAAAGATGATACAAATGCAACCGAGTGCAAGTTTTGTCATGCCCCACGATATACAAGCCGCAAGGTAGGTCCTGGGAGGCGAAAGGATGTTCCAATTAAACGGATGTGGTATTTACCTATAACACCTAGGCTCCAAAGGCTTTACGCGTCGAAGACAACAGCTGGGGAGATGAGATGGCACTATGAAAACCCACGGGAGCCAGGTGTGTTATCCCACCTATCTGATGAAGAAGCATGGAAGCACTTCGATAATGTGCATCCTGATTTTGCTTGTGAACCACGCAATGTCAGGCTTGGGCTATGTGCTGATGGCTTCACACCGTATAGTCAATATGGGAAAACCTATTCATGTTGGCCTGTGATTGTCACTCCTTATAATCTTCCTCCATGGATGTGCATGCGACAAGAGTATTTGTTTCTTACAATAATCATCCCTGGTCCTCACAAtccgaaatccaaaatagatGTGTTCCTACAACCTCTCATAGATGAGTTGAAAATGTTATGGGATATTGGCGTGCCAACATATGATATTTCACTAAAACAAAACTTTCAAATGAGGGTTGCACTGATGTGGACTATTAATGACTTCCCAGTCTATGGTATGCTATCAGGTTGGATGACTGCGGGAAGTTAG